The region GACAAGTACAAGGGTGACGGCAGCGTCAAGGAAGCCGAGACCGAAGAATGGCGCGGCTGGCCTGTCAACAAGCGGCTGGAACATGCGCTGGTCAAAGGCATCACCACCCACATCGTTGAAGACACCGAAGAGTCGCGTCAGTCCTTCGCGCGTCCGATCGAGGTGATCGAAGGCCCTCTGATGTCCGGCATGAACATCGTCGGCGATCTGTTTGGCGCCGGCAAAATGTTCCTGCCGCAGGTGGTGAAGTCAGCCCGTGTGATGAAACAGGCCGTGGCGCATTTGATCCCGTTCATCGAGCTGGAAAAAGGCGACAAACCAGAAGCCAAGGGCAAGATCCTCATGGCCACGGTCAAGGGTGATGTCCACGATATTGGCAAGAATATTGTCGGTGTGGTGCTGGGCTGCAACGGCTACGACATCGTCGACCTCGGCGTGATGGTGCCGGCGGAGAAAATCCTGCAAGTGGCCAAGGAACAGAAGTGCGACATCATTGGCCTGTCCGGCCTGATCACGCCGTCGCTGGATGAGATGGTCCACGTCGCGCGCGAGATGCAGCGTCAGGATTTCCACCTGCCGCTGATGATCGGTGGTGCGACCACGTCCAAAGCGCACACCGCCGTGAAGATCGAGCCCAAGTACAGCAACGACGCCGTGATTTACGTCACCGACGCCTCACGCGCCGTGGGCGTGGCGACCCAGTTGCTGTCCAAGGAACTGAAGCCCGGCTTCGTCGAGAAAACCCGGCTGGAATATATCGAAGTCCGCGAGCGCACCGCCAACCGCAGCGCCCGTACCGAGCGCTTGAGTTACCCGGTGGCCATCGCGAAGAAGCCACAGTTCGACTGGAGCACCTACACGCCGGTCAAACCAACGTTCACAGGCGCCAAGGTGCTGGACAACATCGATTTGAACGTCTTGGCCGACTACATAGACTGGACGCCGTTTTTTATCTCCTGGGACCTGGCTGGCAAGTTCCCACGCATCCTGAATGACGAAGTGGTCGGTGAGGCCGCGACTGCGCTATACGCCGATGCCAAGGAAATGCTCGCCAAACTAATCGATGAGAAACTCATCAGCGCCCGCGCAGTGTTCGGCTTCTGGCCGGCCAACCAAGTGCGCGATGATGACATTGAAGTGTATGACGATAATGGCAAGCCATTGGCCAAGCTGCATCACCTGCGCCAGCAAATCATCAAGACCGACGGCAAGCCGAACTTCTCCCTGGCCGATTTCGTTGCGCCGAAGGACAGCGAAATCACCGACTACGTGGGGGGGTTCATCACTACCGCCGGGATCGGCGCCGAAGAAGTGGCCAAGGCCTATCAAGACGCTGGCGACGATTACAACTCGATCATGGTCAAGGCCCTGGCCGACCGCTTGGCCGAAGCTTGTGCCGAGTGGCTACACCAACAAGTGCGTAAAGACTACTGGGGTTACGCAAAGGACGAGACGCTGGACAACGAGGCTCTGATCAAAGAGCAATACACCGGCATCCGTCCTGCCCCAGGCTACCCTGCCTGCCCGGACCACACCGAAAAAAGTACGCTGTTCGCCTTGCTCGACCCGCAAGCCCGCGAGATGCAGGCTGGGCGCAGCGGTGTGTTCCTTACCGAGCACTACGCGATGTTCCCGGCAGCGGCCGTCAGCGGCTGGTATTTTGCCCACCCGCAGGCGCAATACTTCGCCGTGGGCAAAATCGACAAGGACCAGGTGCAGAGCTATACGTCACGCAAAGGGCAGGAATTGAGCGTGACCGAGCGCTGGTTGGCGCCTAACCTGGGTTACGACAACTAAAGGTCAGCCGACGATCGTCCCCATGCTCGGCGTGGGGATGTAGCCAGCAACACGCAGCGCCCAAAGAATAGACGCAGAGCGTGGCAACGGTCCGTGCAGCATTGTCTATGCTTGCCTCACACACCTACGTGACGAGGGATTTATGGACGATCCAGTCGACAACAAGCCGCCGACCCTATGGCAGATGCTGCACAGCGTCGTTGCGGCGGCATTCGGCGTGCAAAGCGGGAAGAACCGCGCCAGGGACTTTACCCACGGCAAGCCGAGTCATTTCGTCATCCTGGGGATTTTGTTCACAGCTGTATTTGCGCTGACACTGTTTGGCATCGTGAAGCTGGTGCTGCATTTGGCGGGGGTCTGAATCGACTTCAGTGGATCAACGTTTGCAGGTTGAACGGATAACGATAGGACGCCGGCCGCCCCTTGGCTGACAGTTTGCGAAAGTTCACCCCGTAATTTTGGGTGGCACTCAACGCCAGTAACTGTTTGGCCTGCGCACGATTGATCAACTGCAACACCGGAATCTGCAGATCACGTCCACCGTATTGGCTGGCATCCACCCCTTGCGCGTAATCATGCAACTGCACCAACGCCCACCCACCCAGGCTGAAGTGCCCGCCCAGCAGCACACTCAAGCGACCGTCCAAAAATGCCTGCAACGCTGGTGGCGAATTGTTTACCGCGCTGAACAAGGCACCCTTGCCGGGCTTGCCGCCAACCTCCGTGTAGGCTTGCATAGCGCCAAATGCCATCTCGTCGTTGGCCGACCAAACCAGTGACGTTTGCGGGTAGCGTCTAAACAGCAATTTGGCTTGTTCATAGGCTCGTTCACGGCTCCAGCCGCTGTAGACCAATTGCCGCAGGCGTACCTCGGGGTGTTTGGCCAACGCCCGTTTCATGCCCTTCTCGCGCAGTTGCGCCGAAGGCGTGATCTTGAGTCCCGAAAAAGCCAGCAACTCAATCACCTGTCCGGGCGCCACAGGCCCTTTGAGGCGAATCAGTTCCTTGAGCATCAAGTAACCGCCCTCCTCGTCATTAGGCACCAGGCTGCCTAGCAAGTCGGGGAGCTTGTCGGGTTGCGAACCGAGCAGTCTCGTTTGGTCGGCAGTAAAAGCACTATTGACCATGAACAGCTTTACGCCGCTCCCTTGGGCCAGGCGCAGGATTTGCGGGGCAACGTATTGCTCGTTGACGAACACCAGATAGTCGGGGCGATTGGGGCCTTGCAAGGCTTCGCGGGCTTGATCGATGACGACTTCAGGCTCGCGATCAGCGTAAACAATACGCAAATCCATGCCCAAGTCTTTGGCGGCGGCTTGCATGAATTGCGAGAAGCTGACCCAGAACGCTTCCTGGGTGGACCCCGGATTGAGGAACAGCACCGAAGCCGCCTGGGCACAAGGTCCCAGGACCGTGCAAAGCGTCAGCACTACACCACAAAAAAGCTTCAACATTGGTCATTCGAGCCCCGGAAATTTCGCCGCATATTATAGCCAACGAGTGCCCGGAAACGGGGCTTATTCCATCAACTGTCCGACAATCGTCGGGATTGGACTCGGACGAGGTCGTTTATTGATGGCTGACCCAAAACACTGCCGTGCCTACGACCAGAATGATCAGAAACAGAATCGCCCAAGCATCAACGGTGCTATCACTTTTTCTTGCTTTGGTTGGGTTGCTCATTGCATCGCCTCTTGTCGGTTTTATTGGTGATTGCATAAAGACTCGACCACAGTTAAGACGATGATTGCCCGCACCACAAATGTGGAATTAGTAACAACCACTCTCATTAGTCGTTTTGGTTCTTTACATATACTCAAACATCACTTTTGCGCATAACTGCAAACTGGTATCTTGCCCCGGCTCCGTAGGGAGTGCGCGGCCGTGCGCGCAGAATTGCCGAGGCAGTATCGGACGCAAGCAAGCGAAAAAAGCAGCTGGATCCGACCGGCCCAAGCCTGAGAACAGGACTTATATGTACGTATACGACGAGTACGATCAGCGGATCATCGAGGACCGCGTCAAGCAGTTCCGTGATCAGACCCGACGCTATCTGGCTGGCGAGCTGAGCGAAGAAGAATTCCGCCCCCTGCGCCTGCAAAATGGCCTTTATATCCAGCGCTTCGCTCCGATGCTGCGGGTGGCAGTCCCTTATGGCCAACTCACTTCGCGCCAGACGCGAATGATGGCCAAGATTGCCCGCGACTACGACAAGGGCTATGCCCACATCAGTACCCGGCAGAACGTGCAGTTCAACTGGCCGGCGCTGGAAGACATTCCGGACATCCTTGCCGAACTGGCTACCGTGCAAATGCACGCGATCCAAACCAGCGGCAACTGCCTGCGCAACGTCACCACCGACCAGTTCGCCGGTGTCGCCGCCGACGAGTTGATCGACCCACGCCCATGGTGCGAAATCGTTCGTCAGTGGACTACCTTCCACCCGGAATTCGCCTACCTGCCGCGCAAATTCAAGATCGCCATTAACGGTTCGACGTCAGACCGTGCGGCCATCGAAGTTCATGACATCGGTCTCGAGCCGGTGCATAACGCCGCGGGCGAACTGGGTTTCCGCGTGCTGGTAGGTGGCGGCCTGGGCCGTACACCGGTAGTCGGGGCGTTCATCAATGAGTTCCTGCCGTGGCAAGACCTGTTGAGCTACCTCGACGCCATCCTGCGGGTTTATAACCGTTACGGCCGTCGCGACAACAAGTACAAGGCGCGGATCAAAATCCTGGTCAAAGCCTTGACCCCTGAAGTCTTCGCGCAAAAAGTCGACGCGGAAATGGAACACCTTCGTGGCGGCCAGACCACGTTGACCGATGCCGAAGTGCATCGCGTCGCCAAACACTTCGTCGATCCTGACTACAAGGCCCTCGACAATCAGAGTGCAGAGTTGGCCGACCTCGACCAGCAAAATCCAGGCTTCGCACGCTGGCGCACCCGCAACACTCTCGCGCACAAGAAACCGGGTTATGTGGCCGTGACTCTGTCGCTGAAGCCGACTGGTGTTGCGCCGGGCGACATCACCGACAAACAGCTCGATGCGGTGGCTGACCTGGCCGACCGTTACAGTTTCGGTCAACTGCGCACTTCCCACGAGCAGAATATTATTCTGGCCGACGTCGAGCAGGCTCAGTTGTTCTCGCTGTGGGGCGAATTGCGCGAGCAAGGTTTCGCCACGCCGAACGTTGGGTTGCTGACCGATATCATCTGCTGCCCTGGCGGCGATTTCTGCTCCTTGGCCAACGCCAAGTCGATTCCGATTGCCGAATCGATCCAGCGCCGTTTTGACGACCTGGATTACTTGTTCGACATTGGCGAACTGGACCTGAACATCTCTGGCTGCATGAACGCCTGTGGTCACCACCACGTTGGTCACATCGGGATCCTCGGGGTGGACAAAAAAGGCGAGGAGTTCTACCAGGTATCACTGGGTGGCAGCGCCAGCCGTGACGCCAGCCTCGGTAAAATCCTCGGTCCTTCGTTCGCCCAGGACGCTATGCCGGATGTGATCGAAAAGTTGATCGACGTGTACATCGAGCAACGTACCGACGATGAACGCTTTATCGACACCTACCAACGTATCGGCATCGACCTCTTCAAGGAACGCGTCTATGCAGCGAATCATTAAAAACAACGAGGTTGTCGACGAAACCTGGCACGTGTTGCCAAAGGACGCGACGCTCGACGGTATCTCCAACTGCGACGATTTGATCGTGCCGCTGGCCCTGTGGCGCGATCATGCTCACGCCCTCAAGGCCCGCGACGGCGGCTTGGGTGTCTGGCTGGACGCCGATGAAGAAGCTGAAGAAATCGGTGAAGACATTTCACAGTTTCAGGTGATTGCCTTGAACTTCCCCGCCTTCACCGATGGCCGCAACTACTCCAACGCCCGCTTGCTGCGTGACCGTTATGGTTTCAAAGGTGAACTGCGGGCGATTGGCGACGTGCTGCGTGACCAATTGTTCTACCTGCATCGCTGCGGCTTCGACGCCTTTGCCTTGCGCGCAGACAAAGATCCTTACGAAGCCCTTGAAAGCCTCAAGGATTTTTCGGTGACCTACCAAGCCGCCACTGACGAACCGCTCCCGCTGTTCCGCCGCCGCTAATCTGCGTCACCCTGAACCTCTTTGAGGTTCAGGGTTGCACACGGTTAGCTGACGGGCCCTGGACCAATCGGAAACGGCTGCCCCATCGCCACCCAGTCTCTGTACAACCGGACACGACCTTCCAGCGAAACCAGGATCGCCATCGGATTATCAATATCGGCATCCCCGACTTCAACCTCCTGACTCAAGCGCTCCCATAGCGGCGGCGAAGCCTGCGCTTCGCTCAACAGTCGCCACACCCGTGCCTGAAGCGCCAGATAATCGACCCGGTAGTCAGCGGTCAGACTCAAAGCGTTCATAAAGCCCAAAAAGCGTATCCCTCCCCTTTTTTCCGCCACACCCTCCCAGATCGATTGCCGGGCGGCCCGTTGCGCGTCATCGCTTTCATGCAGCCAAGCACGCGAAGTGCCGTAGTCAGCGCCGGGAGTTCCTAACCATAAATTGATTCCGGTCCGCTCTCGATGACTGATCAAACGCCGCAACGTGTCCTCGTCCATCAGGGGGTTACCCCACAACTGCACGCGCCCAGGGGCGATGGATTGACTGATTACCGCAGGCGGGACCCGCGCAATCTGGTTATCGCGTAAATCAAGAGCTGTCAGGTAAGGCGGGTCCATGATGCCGATCGGGCAGGTGGTAATCCGCGTGTTTCGCAGATTCAAACGACGCAATGCGTTCATTCCCAATACAACTGGAGAAACGACTAAGGGATTGTTGCTCAGATCCAGATCTTCAAGCCTAACCAGTTCGCGTAACTGCGATGCAGTTTCCAGCTTGAATTGCAGCTGGGTTGACCCGAGGTTCAACGACGTAAGTTGAGTCATTTGAGGTATTGCAGGCGGCAAACAACCTTCGAGCACTCCGTCGATGTTGGTCTGGGTCAGATCAACGTCTTCCATGTTTAACGTCCGAAGGTTTGGAAAGCACTCGAGAAAAACATCCAGACTTTCTTGCTCCGTCACGTTCAAGGCCCGCAACGACAATTCGACAACCTCACTTAAACGCACACTCAGGGTCGGCAATCGGTGATAGCTTTCTGCATCCATATTGAGTTTGAAACCAATAAAATCTCCATTCGAATAAACACGGTTGTCGGGCCGGTTACGCTGGCTCCAGATAGAAAATAGTTCTTCAGAGAGTTCGATCCTGGTCTGTCTTTCATGGTCCACTGCCTGTTGCAGCAACTGAAGATTGTGCCCATGAATCTGCTCTGGCCCCAACCCTTGCGCGGCATCATCACCCGCCACCAAAAAATCGACATGCATGTCATGGATGTCGTCGGTAACCCTGTCGATCCAGTCTGCCAAGTCCGCGGACAACTGCAGGCATTGCCGACGTAACTCATCAATGTGCGCCTGAGCCCCGACACCTGCACGTTGCAGTAACTCATCGGCTTGTACGCTGGAGGAGTCCGGGTAGATATCCTTGACCTGCAACCTCATCATTTCATGCGTCATTGCGTCGGCCTGAGGCGTATCCGGAAAGCCGCCTCCGCGCAACCCCTGAGCCTCGAAAGGTAGCCCGCAATCCATCCTGTGCAGCCCAAGCATGAGTTGGGATCGCGTCAGGGCGTTGTCAGCAAGCAGGCCCCTCAGGGCGCGCGCCTGATTCATAGCAGGCAAACGCAGCGCCAAGCGCTCCTGCGCAGACAAGTGATCGAGCACCGCAGCAATAAAATCTTCACCGTCAACGTTCGCGCCCTGGCGTTGGTACTGATTGGCTACCTTGATCAGCGGTCGACGATCAACGCTACCCAGCGGGCCGCAATGATCCAGGATTCGCCCCTGCGACACAGCGTCCAGCACTTCAAACCTCAGGCCTTTTGGCCATCCTGGCAAGTTCTTGAGTGAGTGTAATGCCAGCGTGTCTGACTCAGGACCGGCCATTGCAGGCAAGTAAAGGCCTTCATACGCACGGTTTAGCCGAACATGTTGTTGATACTGCCTGGCCTTGTCGGCCAACCGTTGAAACACGCGCATGACGTCGACGGGATCAGCGGGCACCTGAATGTCCACGCCATATCGGTCGAGCATTTGCTCAACGGCGCTTTTGGGCAGGCCTGGGTATTCGTGCTGAAACAACCTCACCCATTCGTTCGAGGAGCTTTGGAGCGCAAGGTAGCGGTTGTTTAACAATAGCGTTCGTTGCGCCTCGGCCTGACTGGCGAGACGAACCCTCAAGCGAGCTGTCGCCGCCATCAGATCGTGTGTCAGGGGCTCGCCCAGCAGCGTTTCGGCAGTTGATTTTTCGAGCCGGCACAGCAACGCCTCTAACCAACCAGGCTCGGACAGTTTTACATAAATGACTTGGGCCGCATCTGCCGACCCGAACGCTTGCCGACTCACGCCGCCTGGAGTGTCCAGCAACCGCAATGATGTTGCCGACGGCCAGCCCGGTGACTGAACCAGCAGTTGCAACTGCAATGGCGGATCAAGGCTGTCTTGCAGCGCCCTCGTGCTGTTTCGCATGCCATCGATGAACTGTGTCATGTCCTGATCGATTCTGAAGCGGCTGATCGTGTCGGACAGCATGGGCGTCATCGGTCTCCCTGACGACATCAGGCGCAGCATGTCGTTATCGATGTCGGTGACGTGGCCAATCTGTGCCAGTACCTCATCGCTGAGGGACGATACGGGCTCTCCAATTCGTCGGATCAGCTCCGCACGGGTGGCGACGGGTTGAAGCGGCGGCGGATGCAGAATCACCTCGATATCAGCCACCGGCGTTACCTCTGACGTTCTGGACGGTCGCTGCGCCCTGTTCAGCAGAGTCGCCTCATCAGCCGCAAGCGCCCTCCCACCTCCCACCAACGGCAACGCATTGAGCAGGCCGAAAATCATGCGCGTCGCACCTTGCCGCGTTTCACCCTTGACGACCTGATCCAGCCCATAACCGGCATCAATGATCCCGGCTAACGCCAACAGTCCCTCACCTCCTGGAACGAAGAGTGCCAGCGGCCCAAATGTATTGATCCATTGCACCGCCGACTCGACAACCGCACTCAAGTTGTCACGGTTGACCTGCGCATCGTCGAAAACGCTATCAACAAGGGCAAAGGCTTCCCGCTTCATGACCAGTACGCATTGTGCAAATGGATCGGTTCCCGAAGATGCCGGGGTAAAGCCAACGTAGTCCGCAGGCTCCCAGTAGCCGTCATTGTTGAAAAAACCGGCACTTTTCGTCAGCGCGTGCCGCCGAGGATAAATCGCCATACCCTCCAACGCAGTCAGCACCCCGGCATGAAATGTACCGTCGTTACGATCATCTGGCGCAAAGTGAGACGCCAACGCCTGCCGCGTATCGGCGCTTTTGCCCTGCACCACAATCCACTCCAGCAGTTGCGGGTTATCGGCAAATTCATGCAAGGGTGAAGAGTTGCCCGGTATGTACAACAAGATTCTGGAACTGCTACGGTCCTGGTAGCTCCAGATGTCTGTGGCGGTATACCGATAGAGCTTCAGTCGACTGGCCAAGACAGAGGCGGGAAGTACCGTCGCTGCCCGTAGTTGCTCGTCCTCAAGTGTTCGCCAGAGCTGATCAGGCGGCAACCCTGCGGCGTGCAAGGCGAGCGCCAGCCCATGCGCGGTGAGCCTGTGCTCTTGATGTTCAAGCCAGGCTGCCCAGACAAACGCCGCCTTGACCGACGTCCTCAGCGGATAAGGAGCACTCGCGACAAGCACATCGTCTGCCGCCCACGTTCGATCAAGATAGGCGCGGTACAAGTCCTTGACGTTCAGTTGCCAGACCCAGGCCTTGAAGTCGGCCGGCTTCAGGTTGATTTGCGTGTGTGGACCGTAAATTTGCGGAACGGTATGGCGATAGATACCTTCATACGTTTGATGAATAAACCCGAGGCGGTTAGTAAGCTCATCGGTTTTCTCGACGATGCGCACGAACGGCCCGACATCTGGTGGCGTGTACAGGCCAAACGCGGTTTCACCAAAACTGCCATCACCCACCGCCTGATAGTTGGAAAGCAAAGCTTGGGTCAACGTGCGGGAGGTCACCACCTTTCCCGCAAGCACCTCGCTCTGAGCAGGACGTCCGGTATAGCGGTAGTCGAGGGTGACCAATATCGCCGTTTGCGGGTCGATGTCGCGCCCCCATTTGTCATTGATCAGTTGCGCGCAAAACTGACTGGGCGACAGGGGCAGCGCGTTATTGACGCTTGCGCCCAGCGCGTTACGCATCAGAGGGGCCGGCAGCGTACTCGGGGCAATCGGGGCATCAGTAGGGAGATCAGGCATACGCAATCCATTGCGAGCAGTAGAGGCTTACAACATACCGAAGCGCAAGGCACTTCAAAGCAGGAAAGAATCACCAGCGGGCTTAGGACAATTCCCAGCGTTGATGAGGAAAACAGAAAACCCACAGCAAAAAAAAGGAACCGTGACAAGTTCACGGTTCCTTTTTCAATTGTGACGTGCGGGTTTTACCAGAAACGTTGCTGGGTCAAACGGCTCCACCATGTCAACAAAACGCGGTCCACAGAACCACTCGCGGCCATACCAATGCGCTCTTGAAGGCTTTTGCGCTCTGAGTAGTGCAGGTGGTAAAGCTCGGATTTTCTGGCCCGCTCGGCCAGGTACTCGTCACTGGTTTTCAGCTCATCGACCAGCTGTTTTTCCAGTGCCGCGACACCCAGCCAGACTTCTCCGGTAGCCACTTCATCGATTGCCAATTGCGGGCGATAGCGAGAAACGAAGTTCTTGAACAACTGGTGCGTGATGTCCAGATCTTCCTGGAATTTCTCGCGTCCCTTATCAGTGTTTTCGCCAAAAACGGTCAGGGTGCGTTTGTATTCACCGGCGGTGAGAACTTCAAAATCGATGTCGTGCTTCTTGAGCAAACGATTAACGTTGGGTAACTGCGCCACCACGCCAATCGAGCCGAGGATGGCGAACGGCGCGCTGATAATTTTCTCGCCGATGCAGGCCATCATGTAGCCACCGCTGGCGGCCACCTTGTCAATGCACACGGTCAACGGTACGCCAGCCTCGCGGATACGCGCCAGTTGCGACGACGCCAGACCATAGCTGTGAACCATGCCGCCACCGCTTTCCAGGCGCAGCACCACTTCGTCTTTCGGGGTCGCCAATGTCAGCAGCGCGGTGATTTCGTGGCGTAGGCTTTCGGTGGCGGACGCTTTGATGTCGCCGTCGAAATCCAGCACAAACACCCGAGATTTGACCTCAGGCGCCTTCTTCTGTTTTTTCTCGGACTTAGCCTGGGACTTGCGCAGCGCCTTGAGTTGCTCCTTGTCGAGCAAGGTCTGCTCCAAACGTTCACGCAAGCCTTTGTAGAAATCATTGAGCTTGCTGACCTGCAACTGGCCCGACGACTTTCGCCGTCCTTTGCTGCGCAATGCCGCAAAACTGGCCAAAACCACCAGAATGGCGACGACCAGGGTCACGGTTTTAGCCAGAAAACTGGCATATTCAGCTAGAAACTCCACAGGGACTCCTTCAAACGATGCGCAGCAGAGGCGCGCGCGCGATGGCGCCAGCATACCCATGCGCTGCGCTTGGGGCCAGTCGTGAAACCTCTGGCGACAAGCCGGCAAGCGGCCTTTCAAACAAGCGTATGTTTTTTCATTGACAGCTCAGCGCCATCCTCATAACCTCGCCGAACCTTCAACGTACCGGGACGACGCGGACGTGGGCAGTATCTACTTGATTCGACATGGCCAGGCCTCCTTTGGTGCAGACGACTACGACGTCTTGTCGCCGACCGGTATCCGCCAGGCAGAAATCCTCGGCCAGCACCTGGCTGAACTCGGTGTCAGCTTTGATCGCTGCCTTTCGGGCGACCTGCGTCGGCAACAGCACACGGCCAACAGCGCACGGCAACAGTTCGTCGACGCAGGCCTCGCCGTCCCACCGCTGGAAATCGATCCAGCCTTCAACGAATTCGATGCCGAAGCGGTCATCCGCGCCCTGCTGCCGGCGCTGCTGCCGGACGAACCCGAAGCATTGAATTTCATGCGCAATGCCGCGCAGAACCGGGGTGAATTTCAACGTATTTTTT is a window of Pseudomonas sp. DC1.2 DNA encoding:
- a CDS encoding DUF2970 domain-containing protein: MDDPVDNKPPTLWQMLHSVVAAAFGVQSGKNRARDFTHGKPSHFVILGILFTAVFALTLFGIVKLVLHLAGV
- a CDS encoding ABC transporter substrate-binding protein; its protein translation is MLKLFCGVVLTLCTVLGPCAQAASVLFLNPGSTQEAFWVSFSQFMQAAAKDLGMDLRIVYADREPEVVIDQAREALQGPNRPDYLVFVNEQYVAPQILRLAQGSGVKLFMVNSAFTADQTRLLGSQPDKLPDLLGSLVPNDEEGGYLMLKELIRLKGPVAPGQVIELLAFSGLKITPSAQLREKGMKRALAKHPEVRLRQLVYSGWSRERAYEQAKLLFRRYPQTSLVWSANDEMAFGAMQAYTEVGGKPGKGALFSAVNNSPPALQAFLDGRLSVLLGGHFSLGGWALVQLHDYAQGVDASQYGGRDLQIPVLQLINRAQAKQLLALSATQNYGVNFRKLSAKGRPASYRYPFNLQTLIH
- a CDS encoding nitrite/sulfite reductase, whose protein sequence is MYVYDEYDQRIIEDRVKQFRDQTRRYLAGELSEEEFRPLRLQNGLYIQRFAPMLRVAVPYGQLTSRQTRMMAKIARDYDKGYAHISTRQNVQFNWPALEDIPDILAELATVQMHAIQTSGNCLRNVTTDQFAGVAADELIDPRPWCEIVRQWTTFHPEFAYLPRKFKIAINGSTSDRAAIEVHDIGLEPVHNAAGELGFRVLVGGGLGRTPVVGAFINEFLPWQDLLSYLDAILRVYNRYGRRDNKYKARIKILVKALTPEVFAQKVDAEMEHLRGGQTTLTDAEVHRVAKHFVDPDYKALDNQSAELADLDQQNPGFARWRTRNTLAHKKPGYVAVTLSLKPTGVAPGDITDKQLDAVADLADRYSFGQLRTSHEQNIILADVEQAQLFSLWGELREQGFATPNVGLLTDIICCPGGDFCSLANAKSIPIAESIQRRFDDLDYLFDIGELDLNISGCMNACGHHHVGHIGILGVDKKGEEFYQVSLGGSASRDASLGKILGPSFAQDAMPDVIEKLIDVYIEQRTDDERFIDTYQRIGIDLFKERVYAANH
- a CDS encoding DUF934 domain-containing protein; the encoded protein is MQRIIKNNEVVDETWHVLPKDATLDGISNCDDLIVPLALWRDHAHALKARDGGLGVWLDADEEAEEIGEDISQFQVIALNFPAFTDGRNYSNARLLRDRYGFKGELRAIGDVLRDQLFYLHRCGFDAFALRADKDPYEALESLKDFSVTYQAATDEPLPLFRRR
- a CDS encoding leucine-rich repeat domain-containing protein; amino-acid sequence: MPDLPTDAPIAPSTLPAPLMRNALGASVNNALPLSPSQFCAQLINDKWGRDIDPQTAILVTLDYRYTGRPAQSEVLAGKVVTSRTLTQALLSNYQAVGDGSFGETAFGLYTPPDVGPFVRIVEKTDELTNRLGFIHQTYEGIYRHTVPQIYGPHTQINLKPADFKAWVWQLNVKDLYRAYLDRTWAADDVLVASAPYPLRTSVKAAFVWAAWLEHQEHRLTAHGLALALHAAGLPPDQLWRTLEDEQLRAATVLPASVLASRLKLYRYTATDIWSYQDRSSSRILLYIPGNSSPLHEFADNPQLLEWIVVQGKSADTRQALASHFAPDDRNDGTFHAGVLTALEGMAIYPRRHALTKSAGFFNNDGYWEPADYVGFTPASSGTDPFAQCVLVMKREAFALVDSVFDDAQVNRDNLSAVVESAVQWINTFGPLALFVPGGEGLLALAGIIDAGYGLDQVVKGETRQGATRMIFGLLNALPLVGGGRALAADEATLLNRAQRPSRTSEVTPVADIEVILHPPPLQPVATRAELIRRIGEPVSSLSDEVLAQIGHVTDIDNDMLRLMSSGRPMTPMLSDTISRFRIDQDMTQFIDGMRNSTRALQDSLDPPLQLQLLVQSPGWPSATSLRLLDTPGGVSRQAFGSADAAQVIYVKLSEPGWLEALLCRLEKSTAETLLGEPLTHDLMAATARLRVRLASQAEAQRTLLLNNRYLALQSSSNEWVRLFQHEYPGLPKSAVEQMLDRYGVDIQVPADPVDVMRVFQRLADKARQYQQHVRLNRAYEGLYLPAMAGPESDTLALHSLKNLPGWPKGLRFEVLDAVSQGRILDHCGPLGSVDRRPLIKVANQYQRQGANVDGEDFIAAVLDHLSAQERLALRLPAMNQARALRGLLADNALTRSQLMLGLHRMDCGLPFEAQGLRGGGFPDTPQADAMTHEMMRLQVKDIYPDSSSVQADELLQRAGVGAQAHIDELRRQCLQLSADLADWIDRVTDDIHDMHVDFLVAGDDAAQGLGPEQIHGHNLQLLQQAVDHERQTRIELSEELFSIWSQRNRPDNRVYSNGDFIGFKLNMDAESYHRLPTLSVRLSEVVELSLRALNVTEQESLDVFLECFPNLRTLNMEDVDLTQTNIDGVLEGCLPPAIPQMTQLTSLNLGSTQLQFKLETASQLRELVRLEDLDLSNNPLVVSPVVLGMNALRRLNLRNTRITTCPIGIMDPPYLTALDLRDNQIARVPPAVISQSIAPGRVQLWGNPLMDEDTLRRLISHRERTGINLWLGTPGADYGTSRAWLHESDDAQRAARQSIWEGVAEKRGGIRFLGFMNALSLTADYRVDYLALQARVWRLLSEAQASPPLWERLSQEVEVGDADIDNPMAILVSLEGRVRLYRDWVAMGQPFPIGPGPVS
- the sohB gene encoding protease SohB; translation: MEFLAEYASFLAKTVTLVVAILVVLASFAALRSKGRRKSSGQLQVSKLNDFYKGLRERLEQTLLDKEQLKALRKSQAKSEKKQKKAPEVKSRVFVLDFDGDIKASATESLRHEITALLTLATPKDEVVLRLESGGGMVHSYGLASSQLARIREAGVPLTVCIDKVAASGGYMMACIGEKIISAPFAILGSIGVVAQLPNVNRLLKKHDIDFEVLTAGEYKRTLTVFGENTDKGREKFQEDLDITHQLFKNFVSRYRPQLAIDEVATGEVWLGVAALEKQLVDELKTSDEYLAERARKSELYHLHYSERKSLQERIGMAASGSVDRVLLTWWSRLTQQRFW
- a CDS encoding histidine phosphatase family protein; translated protein: MGSIYLIRHGQASFGADDYDVLSPTGIRQAEILGQHLAELGVSFDRCLSGDLRRQQHTANSARQQFVDAGLAVPPLEIDPAFNEFDAEAVIRALLPALLPDEPEALNFMRNAAQNRGEFQRIFSLIIERWLAGTYDTEGLESWLGFVERVQGGLNRILEQAEEAQKIAVFTSGGTITALLHLITQMPAKQAFELNWQIVNTSLNQLKFRGREVALASFNSHAHLQLLKAPELITFR